In a single window of the Panulirus ornatus isolate Po-2019 chromosome 23, ASM3632096v1, whole genome shotgun sequence genome:
- the Ssu72 gene encoding RNA polymerase II subunit A C-terminal domain phosphatase SSU72 isoform X1, whose product MLGLYLMEYIMADLEFAVICSSNMNRSMEAHAFLSKKGFNVRSFGTGDKVKLPGPAPDKPNCYEFGTSYDDIYSDLLKKDKTLYTQNGLLHMLDRNRRIKPDPERFQLCKEKFDIIITCEERVYDQVLECLEARIPEGNTPVHVINIDIQDNHEEATIGAFMICELAALLSGTEDLDNDIDELLHEFETKCQRNVLHCVQFY is encoded by the exons GGAATATATTATGGCTGATCTTGAGTTTGCAGTGATCTGCTCTAGCAACATGAATCGTAGTATGGAGGCTCATGCCTTTCTAAG TAAAAAAGGTTTTAATGTGAGATCCTTTGGTACGGGAGACAAAGTGAAGTTGCCAGGACCTGCTCCAGACAAACCAAACTGCTATGAGTTTGGAACTTCTTATGATGATATCTACAGTGACCTtttgaaaaaagataaaacact ATATACCCAGAATGGCTTGTTACATATGTTAGATAGAAATCGACGAATCAAACCAGACCCTGAAAGATTTCAGTTGTGCAAAGAAAAGTTTGATATTATCATTACCTGTGAAGAACGAGTGTATGATCAAGTTCTTGAAT GTTTAGAAGCACGAATTCCAGAGGGTAATACACCAGTTCATGTAATCAATATAGATATTCAAGATAACCATGAGGAAGCTACAATTGGAGCATTTATGATCTGCGAGCTAGCTGCATTG cTGTCTGGCACTGAAGACTTGGACAATGACATTGATGAACTTCTACATGAGTTTGAAACCAAGTGCCAGAGGAATGTGTTGCACTGTGTACAGTTTTACTAA
- the Ssu72 gene encoding RNA polymerase II subunit A C-terminal domain phosphatase SSU72 isoform X2 produces MADLEFAVICSSNMNRSMEAHAFLSKKGFNVRSFGTGDKVKLPGPAPDKPNCYEFGTSYDDIYSDLLKKDKTLYTQNGLLHMLDRNRRIKPDPERFQLCKEKFDIIITCEERVYDQVLECLEARIPEGNTPVHVINIDIQDNHEEATIGAFMICELAALLSGTEDLDNDIDELLHEFETKCQRNVLHCVQFY; encoded by the exons ATGGCTGATCTTGAGTTTGCAGTGATCTGCTCTAGCAACATGAATCGTAGTATGGAGGCTCATGCCTTTCTAAG TAAAAAAGGTTTTAATGTGAGATCCTTTGGTACGGGAGACAAAGTGAAGTTGCCAGGACCTGCTCCAGACAAACCAAACTGCTATGAGTTTGGAACTTCTTATGATGATATCTACAGTGACCTtttgaaaaaagataaaacact ATATACCCAGAATGGCTTGTTACATATGTTAGATAGAAATCGACGAATCAAACCAGACCCTGAAAGATTTCAGTTGTGCAAAGAAAAGTTTGATATTATCATTACCTGTGAAGAACGAGTGTATGATCAAGTTCTTGAAT GTTTAGAAGCACGAATTCCAGAGGGTAATACACCAGTTCATGTAATCAATATAGATATTCAAGATAACCATGAGGAAGCTACAATTGGAGCATTTATGATCTGCGAGCTAGCTGCATTG cTGTCTGGCACTGAAGACTTGGACAATGACATTGATGAACTTCTACATGAGTTTGAAACCAAGTGCCAGAGGAATGTGTTGCACTGTGTACAGTTTTACTAA